The segment GGTGGACGCGGTCGCCTCCATCCTCTACCTGGACTACTCGCGCAACGAGGGCGAGTGGGTCCCCAACGAGTACGGCGGCAACGAGGACCTGGACGCGGTCCGGTTCCTGAAGGACTTCAACACCGTCACCTACCGGGAGCACCCGGGGGCGATGACCGTGGCCGAGGAGTCGACCGCCTGGCCGAGCGTGTCACGCCCCGTCTACCTGGGCGGCCTCGGCTTCGGCTTCAAGTGGAACATGGGCTGGATGCACGACAGCCTCCAGTACGTCTCCAAGGACCCCATCTACCGCCGCTTCCACCACCACCAGCTCACCTTCTCGCTCATCTACGCCTTCAGCGAGAACTTCATCCTGCCCATCAGCCACGACGAGGTCGTGCACGGCAAGGGCTCGCTGCTCGGCAAGATGCCGGGCGACACCTGGCGGCGGTTCGCCAACCTGCGCGCCTACCTCGGCTACATGTGGGCCCACCCGGGCAAGCAGCTGCTGTTCATGGGCTGCGAGCTGGGCCAGGAGTCCGAGTGGTCGCACGAGCGCTCGATCGACTGGGAGTCCCTGGCCGACCCGAACCACAAGGGCGTCCAGACCCTGGTCGGCGACCTCAACCGCGTCTACCGCGAGCACAAGGCCCTGTGGCAGCAGGACAGCAGGCCGGAGGGGTTCTCCTGGATCGACCCCAACGACGTCGACGACAACGCCCTCAGCTTCATCCGCTGGGCCGCCGACGGCCGGCCGCTGGTCTGCCTCTGCAACTTCTCGCCGGTGCCCCGCAGCGAGTACCGGATCGGGCTGCCGACGGTCGGGCGCTGGGGCGAGGTGCTCAACACCGACTCCGCGGCCTACGGCGGCACCAACGTCGGCAACATGGGCGTGGTCGAGGCCGAGGCGATCGAGTGGGACGGCCAGCCGGCCTCGGCCCGGGTCACCCTGCCGCCCCTGGCCACGATCTGGCTCGCCCCGGAGTGACCCCCCCGCTGGGGCCCCGGCTGGTCGAGGGGGGCGCCGAGTTCGGGGTGTGGGCGCCCAAGGTGCGCTCCCTGGCCGTGCGGGTGGGCGACCGGACCGTGGCGCTGGAGCGGCAGGAGCGGGGCGTCTGGCGGGGGAGGGTCGAAGGGGCCGCCGCCGGCGACGACTACCTGCTGGTCCTCGACGGCGAGCGGGAGCGGCCCGACCCGCGCTCGAGGTTCCAGCCCCACGGCGTCCACGGCCCGTCACGGCTGGTCGACCTGGGCCCGCCGCCGGCCCCCTTCGCCACCCCGCCGCTGCGGGACCTGGTCTTCTACGAGCTGCACTGCGGGACCTTCACCCCCGAGGGCACCTTCGACGCGGCCATCGGACGGCTCGGCCACCTGGCCGGGCTGGGCGTGAACGCCGTCGAGGTCATGCCGGTGGCCGCGTTCCCGGGGTCGCGGGGCTGGGGCTACGACGGGGTCGCGCTGTACGCCGTGCACGAGGCCTACGGCGGGCCGGCCGCCTTCCGCCGCTTCGTCGACGCCTGCCACGAGGCCGGGCTGGCCGTGGTCCTGGACGTCGTCTACAACCACCTCGGCCCGGACGGCAATCACCTGGCCGAGTTCGGCCCCTACTTCACCGACGTGGCCACCACCGACTGGGGCCCGGCGGTCAACCTGGACGGGCCCGGGTCGGACTTCGTGCGCGGGTTCGTGCTCGACAACGCCGAGCAGTGGGTGGCCGGCTACGGCGTCGACGGCCTTCGCCTAGACGCCGTCCACGCCCTGTTCGACCGCAGCTCGGTGCACATCCTGGAGGAGCTGTCGGCCCGGGTCCACGGCGCCCGGCCCGGCTCGGTGGTGGTCGCCGAGAGCGACCTGCACCAGCCATTGCTGGTCACCGCCTACAAGGTCGACGCCGCCTGGGCCGACGACCTCCACCACGCCCTCCACGTGGCCCTCACCGGCGAGACCTCCGGCTGGTACGAGGGCTTCCAGGACCGCGAGACGCTCTCCAAGGCGCTGGAGACCGGCTGGGTGTTCACCGGCCAGTACAACCCCTACCTGGACCGCCGCCTGGGCCGCGACCCGGCCGGGCTGGGCGGGGAGCGGTTCGTGGTCTGCGCCCAGAACCACGACCAGGTCGGCAACCGCCCCTTCGGGGACCGGCTGGCCGCCCTGGTCGGCCCCGACCTGGATGCCGTGGCCGCCGTGCTGGTCGCCTGCTCGCCGTTCCTGCCCCTGCTGTTCCAGGGCCAGGAGTGGGGCTCCACGCGCCCGTTCCTCTACTTCACCGACCACGGGCCGGGCCTGGCCGAGTCGGTCCGGCAGGGCCGGCGGGCCGAGTTCGCCGCCTTCGACTGGGGCGAGGAGGTGCCCGATCCCAACGACCCGGTCACCTTCGAGCGGTCCAAGCTCGACTGGGACCGGGCCGGCGGCCCGGCCCTGGAGCTGTGGCGGGCCCTGCTGCGGCTGCGCCGCGAGGTGCCGGCGCTCGGGAACTGCCGCCGCGACCTGACCACCGCCCGGGTCGACCCGGAGCGGCGGCTGGTCGTGCTGGAGCGGGGCGACCCGTCGGGGTCGCGGGCGGTCGTCGTCGCCAACCTGGGCGAAAGGTCCCAGCATGTCCCCGTCGACACGGGTAAGCTGCGGCTCCGGGTCGCGACCCGCCCGCAATCGCCAAGCGGCGACCTATCTGGCGCGAGCGCAGCGGTATGGACGACCTGACTGGTTTGACGCCGACCGGGCGGGCCGGGGTACAACTGCCCCTTGCAAGGTTGGGGGGGCGATCGGAAGGAGCGCGAGTGGCCAGAACGGAGATCGAGCGGCTGGGTCTCGGCCGGCTCGAGCGGCTGGACCTCAAGTCGTTCTGGGGGGAGCAGCTGCCCGACCTGACCCCCTGGTTTCTCCAGAACATCGACCTGCTCGGCGAGACCCTCGGGATCGACATCACCCCGCTGGAGCAGGAGATCAACGTCGACACCGGCGCCTTCAAGGTGCTCGGGACCGACGCCACCGGGCGCCCGATCGTGATCGAGAACCGGCTGGAGGCGACCGACCACAACCAGCTCGGCCAGATGATCGTGCACGCCTCGGGGCTGGACGCGGCCGTGGTGATCTGGGTCGCGCCCCGGTTCCACGAGGAGTTCCGGCGCGGCCTCGACTGGCTCAACGACCGCACCGACCAGAAGGTCGACTTCTTCGGGGTGGAGATCGGCCTGGTCCGCATCGGCCGGTCCCTGCCCGCGCCCGTGCTCGACGTGGTCGTGCAGCCCCGCAACTGGCGCACCGGCGGCCGCCGCCAGGTCCACCTGCCGCTGGGCACGCCCCGGCCCGGCCCGGCCCCGCGCCACGCCGCCGAGCCGGGCGGGATGCCGCGCTACCCCGCCGAGGCCGCTGACGGCTCGCCGCCGCCGGCGCCGCCCATGCCGCCACCGCCGCCGATGCCCGTGCGCACCCCGGCGGCGTCGCCGCGCGGCCAGCACGAGCCGCCGCCGTCGCGTGAGCCGCCGGACGCGGTGGCCCCGGACACGCCTTCCCCTGTGGCCGGAGCACCCCTGAGCGCGGCAGCCTCGCCGACCCTGGAGCCGCTGGAGCCCGAGCTGAGCGGCCGGCACCTGCCCGCGACCCCGCCACCGATGGCCTCCGAGCAGGCCGGCGGGCTCCAGCCGGTGGAGTTGCGGCACCGCTTCTTCGAGTCGATGTTCGACTTCGTGGCCATCCGCCGTCCCGGCTTCCGCATCCCCAAGTTCGGCTACGAGAACTGGGTCGGGTTCGCGGCCGGGCCGTTCGGCTTCTACGACGTCGCCTTCACCGCCAACGGCGCCGTCCGGGCCGGGGTCTACCTGGACATGCAGGAGCGCACGGCCACCAAGCGGCTGTTCGACGACCTGGAGGCCGAGCGCCTGGCCATCGAGACCGCGGTCGGCCGCATCCTGTCCTGGGAGCGCCTGGACGACCGGCGCGCCTCCCGGATCGTCGACTACCGCGAGGTCCGCGACCTGGACAGCGCCCAGGAGCGGCGGGAGCTGGCCGACTGGGCCGCGGAGATCGTGGTCAAGCTGATGGATGCCCTCGATGACCGGCTGCGCTCGACCGCCCAGGTGCTCCTGTCCCGGGTCCAGGGTGGCGTCTAGCGCCACCGGGCCGTGACCGACCTGGACCAGCTCGACCCGCT is part of the Actinomycetota bacterium genome and harbors:
- the glgB gene encoding 1,4-alpha-glucan branching enzyme; protein product: VDAVASILYLDYSRNEGEWVPNEYGGNEDLDAVRFLKDFNTVTYREHPGAMTVAEESTAWPSVSRPVYLGGLGFGFKWNMGWMHDSLQYVSKDPIYRRFHHHQLTFSLIYAFSENFILPISHDEVVHGKGSLLGKMPGDTWRRFANLRAYLGYMWAHPGKQLLFMGCELGQESEWSHERSIDWESLADPNHKGVQTLVGDLNRVYREHKALWQQDSRPEGFSWIDPNDVDDNALSFIRWAADGRPLVCLCNFSPVPRSEYRIGLPTVGRWGEVLNTDSAAYGGTNVGNMGVVEAEAIEWDGQPASARVTLPPLATIWLAPE
- the treZ gene encoding malto-oligosyltrehalose trehalohydrolase; translated protein: MTPPLGPRLVEGGAEFGVWAPKVRSLAVRVGDRTVALERQERGVWRGRVEGAAAGDDYLLVLDGERERPDPRSRFQPHGVHGPSRLVDLGPPPAPFATPPLRDLVFYELHCGTFTPEGTFDAAIGRLGHLAGLGVNAVEVMPVAAFPGSRGWGYDGVALYAVHEAYGGPAAFRRFVDACHEAGLAVVLDVVYNHLGPDGNHLAEFGPYFTDVATTDWGPAVNLDGPGSDFVRGFVLDNAEQWVAGYGVDGLRLDAVHALFDRSSVHILEELSARVHGARPGSVVVAESDLHQPLLVTAYKVDAAWADDLHHALHVALTGETSGWYEGFQDRETLSKALETGWVFTGQYNPYLDRRLGRDPAGLGGERFVVCAQNHDQVGNRPFGDRLAALVGPDLDAVAAVLVACSPFLPLLFQGQEWGSTRPFLYFTDHGPGLAESVRQGRRAEFAAFDWGEEVPDPNDPVTFERSKLDWDRAGGPALELWRALLRLRREVPALGNCRRDLTTARVDPERRLVVLERGDPSGSRAVVVANLGERSQHVPVDTGKLRLRVATRPQSPSGDLSGASAAVWTT
- a CDS encoding DUF4268 domain-containing protein; amino-acid sequence: MARTEIERLGLGRLERLDLKSFWGEQLPDLTPWFLQNIDLLGETLGIDITPLEQEINVDTGAFKVLGTDATGRPIVIENRLEATDHNQLGQMIVHASGLDAAVVIWVAPRFHEEFRRGLDWLNDRTDQKVDFFGVEIGLVRIGRSLPAPVLDVVVQPRNWRTGGRRQVHLPLGTPRPGPAPRHAAEPGGMPRYPAEAADGSPPPAPPMPPPPPMPVRTPAASPRGQHEPPPSREPPDAVAPDTPSPVAGAPLSAAASPTLEPLEPELSGRHLPATPPPMASEQAGGLQPVELRHRFFESMFDFVAIRRPGFRIPKFGYENWVGFAAGPFGFYDVAFTANGAVRAGVYLDMQERTATKRLFDDLEAERLAIETAVGRILSWERLDDRRASRIVDYREVRDLDSAQERRELADWAAEIVVKLMDALDDRLRSTAQVLLSRVQGGV